From one Anaeromyxobacter diazotrophicus genomic stretch:
- a CDS encoding LysR family transcriptional regulator, which produces MHGPRYVPGMLAWDDLRIFLAVHRTRSHAGAARALRVAPTTVGRRLAALEAAVGARLFTRAPEGLAATAAARALLPRAERVEAEVLEAERELAGADARATGTVRITCGDGWATYVLAPALPAFLAAHPGLTVELVGDVRAVDLTRGEADVALRHFRPRERSLVARRLGDERLGLYAAPAYLARRGTPRTAQDLAAHDLVLFERELDRAPGQAWLREVAAGARVALRTRTTTAMHAACAAGAGVALLMAEVVASDPRYVRVLPRLEPPPNEIWAVTHPDLRAAARVSVALRWLTELARRP; this is translated from the coding sequence ATGCACGGGCCCCGTTACGTCCCCGGGATGCTCGCCTGGGACGACCTCCGCATCTTCCTCGCCGTCCACCGCACCCGCAGCCACGCCGGCGCGGCGCGGGCGCTCCGCGTCGCGCCCACCACGGTGGGGCGGCGGCTCGCGGCGCTGGAGGCGGCGGTCGGGGCGCGGCTCTTCACCCGCGCGCCGGAGGGGCTCGCCGCCACCGCCGCGGCGCGCGCCCTCCTGCCGCGCGCCGAGCGGGTCGAGGCGGAGGTGCTCGAGGCGGAGCGGGAGCTGGCCGGCGCCGACGCGCGCGCCACCGGCACGGTCCGCATCACCTGCGGCGACGGCTGGGCCACCTACGTGCTCGCGCCGGCCCTGCCGGCCTTCCTCGCGGCGCACCCGGGCCTGACGGTGGAGCTCGTGGGCGACGTCCGCGCCGTCGACCTCACCCGCGGCGAGGCGGACGTGGCGCTCCGCCACTTCCGCCCGCGCGAGCGGTCGCTGGTGGCGCGGCGGCTGGGGGACGAGCGGCTCGGGCTCTACGCGGCGCCCGCCTACCTCGCCCGCCGCGGCACGCCCCGCACCGCCCAGGACCTCGCCGCCCACGACCTCGTCCTGTTCGAGCGCGAGCTCGACCGGGCCCCCGGCCAGGCGTGGCTGCGGGAGGTCGCGGCCGGCGCGCGGGTGGCGCTCCGGACGCGCACCACCACCGCCATGCACGCGGCCTGCGCCGCCGGCGCCGGGGTGGCGCTGCTCATGGCCGAGGTGGTCGCCTCCGACCCGCGCTACGTCCGTGTCCTGCCTCGCCTGGAGCCGCCACCGAACGAGATCTGGGCGGTCACCCACCCCGACCTGCGCGCCGCCGCCCGCGTCAGCGTCGCGCTGCGCTGGCTGACGGAGCTGGCGCGGCGCCCCTGA
- a CDS encoding PilZ domain-containing protein yields the protein MTTVASHAERRDFSRIALSRPAALEIGAARTACELVDISLRGALVRTRAPLVAVGGQACRLLVQLDQGPATILMRGEIAHARGREIGVSCRELDLDSAAHLRRLVEVNLGSEKLLERELAALVARAGARPAAGKR from the coding sequence ATGACCACCGTCGCCTCGCACGCCGAACGGCGCGACTTCTCCCGCATCGCGCTCTCCCGGCCGGCCGCGCTCGAGATCGGCGCGGCGCGCACCGCCTGCGAGCTCGTGGACATCTCGCTGCGCGGCGCGCTCGTCCGGACCCGCGCCCCCCTGGTGGCCGTCGGGGGGCAGGCGTGCCGGCTCCTCGTCCAGCTCGACCAGGGCCCGGCCACCATCCTCATGCGCGGTGAGATAGCGCACGCCCGCGGCCGCGAGATCGGCGTGAGCTGCCGCGAGCTCGACCTCGACAGCGCCGCGCACCTGCGGCGGCTCGTCGAGGTGAACCTGGGCAGCGAGAAGCTGCTCGAGCGCGAGCTGGCGGCCCTGGTGGCGCGCGCGGGCGCCCGGCCCGCCGCCGGGAAGCGGTAG
- a CDS encoding type 1 glutamine amidotransferase domain-containing protein encodes MAQRARVACIIGDGFEDSEFRVPYDRLRSEGYQVDLIGAKAGQTIAGKAGREKLTAEKGIAEAKPDDYVALLIPGGYSPDHLRIDPRFVQFVKAFDAAQRPIAAVCHGPQLLITAGLVKGRTLTAWPTIQEDLRQLGAQVKDAEVVEDRNWITSRKPDDLEAFSDALVERLAQGARPGQGYPAGAEDQAAHP; translated from the coding sequence ATGGCGCAGCGCGCGCGCGTGGCGTGCATCATCGGCGACGGCTTCGAGGACTCGGAGTTCCGCGTCCCCTACGACCGGCTCAGGAGCGAGGGGTACCAGGTGGACCTCATCGGCGCCAAGGCGGGCCAGACCATCGCCGGCAAGGCGGGCCGGGAGAAGCTCACCGCCGAGAAGGGGATCGCGGAGGCGAAGCCCGACGACTACGTGGCCCTCCTCATCCCGGGCGGCTACTCGCCGGACCACCTGCGGATCGACCCTCGGTTCGTGCAGTTCGTGAAGGCGTTCGACGCGGCGCAGCGCCCCATCGCCGCCGTGTGCCACGGGCCGCAGCTCCTCATCACCGCCGGGCTCGTGAAGGGGCGGACCCTCACGGCCTGGCCCACCATCCAGGAGGACCTCCGGCAGCTCGGCGCACAGGTGAAGGACGCCGAGGTGGTGGAGGACCGGAACTGGATCACGAGCCGCAAGCCGGACGACCTCGAGGCGTTCAGCGACGCGCTGGTCGAGCGGCTCGCGCAGGGCGCGCGGCCCGGCCAGGGCTACCCGGCCGGCGCCGAGGATCAGGCGGCGCACCCGTAG
- a CDS encoding YwiC-like family protein has product MPETATTTAARPPEPTRTRTLVPHEHGAYGQLLLPLVTALALGRPTAAALLLTYALVAAFVAHESLLVVLGQRGVRATAGDGARARRVLLLLGAQAAATGLAGLVLAPPLARAALALPAALAAVVSWLVAARKEKTLAGEVVVAAALSSGALAVGLAAGAPPAWAVGAWLTWLLAFTTATLAVQAVLVRARTKGARDPGLAYAAAALALVGGAFAAVPLAGLPRAAPVALAPTAALSVAVCLARVSAKRLRELGWAIVASGVVTLLLLVGGLRWIG; this is encoded by the coding sequence ATGCCCGAGACCGCCACCACCACGGCCGCCCGGCCGCCCGAGCCCACCCGCACCCGCACGCTCGTGCCGCACGAGCACGGCGCCTACGGGCAGCTCCTCCTGCCCCTCGTGACCGCGCTGGCGCTGGGCCGCCCGACCGCCGCCGCGCTGCTCCTCACCTACGCGCTCGTCGCCGCGTTCGTCGCGCACGAGTCGCTGCTGGTGGTGCTCGGCCAGCGGGGCGTGCGCGCCACCGCCGGCGACGGCGCCCGCGCGCGACGGGTGCTCCTCCTGCTGGGCGCCCAGGCGGCCGCCACCGGCCTCGCCGGCCTCGTCCTCGCCCCGCCGCTCGCGCGGGCGGCGCTCGCGCTGCCGGCCGCGCTGGCGGCGGTGGTGAGCTGGCTCGTCGCGGCGCGGAAGGAGAAGACGCTCGCGGGCGAGGTGGTGGTCGCGGCCGCCCTCTCCTCGGGCGCGCTGGCGGTCGGGCTCGCGGCGGGCGCTCCACCCGCCTGGGCGGTGGGGGCGTGGCTCACCTGGCTGCTCGCCTTCACCACCGCCACGCTGGCGGTGCAGGCGGTGCTGGTGCGCGCCCGCACGAAGGGAGCCCGCGATCCCGGCCTCGCGTACGCCGCGGCGGCGCTGGCGCTCGTCGGCGGCGCGTTCGCCGCGGTGCCGCTGGCCGGCCTGCCCCGGGCGGCGCCGGTGGCGCTCGCCCCCACCGCCGCGCTCTCGGTCGCGGTCTGCCTGGCGCGCGTCTCCGCCAAGCGCCTGCGGGAGCTCGGCTGGGCCATCGTGGCGAGCGGCGTGGTGACGCTGCTCCTGCTGGTGGGCGGCCTGCGGTGGATCGGGTAG
- the surE gene encoding 5'/3'-nucleotidase SurE encodes MRILLSNDDGVHAPGLAALAGAFPDDEVWVVAPDREQSATSHSISLHRPLRLAEVAPRWYAVDGTPTDAVYMGLNLVLRGRRPDVVLSGVNHGPNLGTDVLYSGTVAAAMEGALLGCHAIAVSLAGPPPHAFEHAVAFAAALARRLVQHPPAAPALLNVNVPPGPVKGFRFARLGRRTYGNEVVEKRDPRGRPYYWIGGEGGAVNEDIPHSDCNCVFQEGLVSVSPLHLDWTHGALLDEMRSWTVEGYRKEPIP; translated from the coding sequence GTGCGCATCCTGCTCTCGAACGACGACGGCGTGCACGCGCCGGGGCTGGCCGCGCTGGCGGGCGCCTTCCCGGACGACGAGGTGTGGGTGGTCGCGCCCGACCGCGAGCAGTCCGCGACGAGCCACTCCATCTCGCTCCACCGGCCGCTGCGCCTCGCCGAGGTGGCGCCGCGCTGGTACGCGGTGGACGGGACGCCCACCGACGCGGTCTACATGGGGCTCAACCTCGTGCTGCGCGGCAGGCGGCCCGACGTGGTCCTGTCGGGCGTGAACCACGGCCCGAACCTCGGCACGGACGTCCTCTACTCCGGCACCGTCGCCGCGGCGATGGAGGGGGCGCTCCTCGGCTGCCACGCGATCGCGGTGTCGCTGGCGGGGCCGCCCCCGCACGCGTTCGAGCACGCGGTGGCCTTCGCGGCCGCCCTGGCGCGGCGGCTGGTGCAGCACCCCCCCGCGGCGCCGGCGCTCCTCAACGTGAACGTGCCGCCGGGGCCGGTGAAGGGGTTCCGCTTCGCGCGGCTCGGCCGGCGCACCTACGGCAACGAGGTGGTGGAGAAGCGCGACCCGCGCGGCCGCCCGTACTACTGGATCGGCGGCGAGGGGGGCGCGGTCAACGAGGACATCCCCCACTCCGACTGCAACTGCGTCTTCCAGGAAGGGCTCGTCTCGGTGTCGCCGCTCCACCTCGACTGGACCCACGGCGCGCTCCTCGACGAGATGCGGAGCTGGACGGTCGAGGGCTATCGCAAGGAGCCCATCCCGTGA
- a CDS encoding M23 family metallopeptidase, protein MRRAAPGLALALALAACAHRPPGPAGGPPVPLTSPEPHVEPDLVGVTHVVKKGETVYRIARAYGVPVQELLEVNDLSDPRQLAVGMELFVPGAARAVEVPGAAGAGPAEEEPLPRLDRAPPARLRWPLQGVLYSRYGVRQGQRHDGIDIAAPEGTAVGAAEAGTVVFAGEQSGYGSIVIVRHEGGLLTLYAHASALLVRQGERVAAGQVIARVGQSGRTTGPHLHFEVREGTRPRNPLTYLP, encoded by the coding sequence GTGAGGCGCGCCGCGCCCGGCCTGGCGCTGGCGCTCGCCCTGGCCGCCTGCGCGCACCGCCCGCCCGGCCCCGCCGGCGGCCCCCCGGTCCCGCTCACCAGCCCGGAGCCGCACGTCGAGCCGGACCTGGTCGGGGTGACGCACGTCGTGAAGAAGGGCGAGACGGTCTACCGGATCGCGCGCGCCTACGGGGTGCCGGTGCAGGAGCTGCTGGAGGTGAACGACCTCTCCGACCCGCGGCAGCTCGCGGTCGGGATGGAGCTGTTCGTGCCGGGCGCGGCGCGCGCGGTGGAGGTGCCGGGCGCGGCCGGGGCCGGTCCCGCCGAGGAGGAGCCGCTGCCCCGCCTCGACCGCGCCCCCCCGGCGCGCCTGCGCTGGCCGCTGCAGGGCGTCCTCTACAGCCGCTACGGCGTCCGGCAGGGGCAGCGCCACGACGGGATCGACATCGCCGCGCCGGAGGGGACCGCGGTCGGGGCCGCCGAGGCCGGCACGGTGGTCTTCGCCGGCGAGCAGTCTGGCTACGGCTCGATCGTCATCGTCCGCCACGAGGGCGGGCTGCTCACCCTCTACGCCCACGCGAGCGCGCTGCTGGTGCGCCAGGGCGAGCGCGTCGCCGCCGGCCAGGTCATCGCCCGGGTCGGCCAGTCCGGCCGGACCACCGGTCCGCACCTGCACTTCGAGGTGCGAGAGGGTACGCGGCCGCGCAACCCGCTCACCTACCTCCCCTAG
- a CDS encoding adenine phosphoribosyltransferase, with protein MTNELRASIRDVPDFPKKGIVFKDITPVLADARLFRGVIDALAERYRGLGIGKVVGIESRGFIFAAPLAVALGAGLAIVRKPGKLPWRTVREVYALEYGEDALEMHLDAVGPGERVLVVDDVLATGGTAGAVGRLVTRQGAELVGFAFLLELGFLHGARRLGAGKVHALVQY; from the coding sequence ATGACGAACGAGCTGCGCGCCAGCATCCGCGACGTGCCCGACTTCCCGAAGAAGGGCATCGTCTTCAAGGACATCACCCCCGTCCTCGCCGACGCCAGGCTCTTCCGCGGGGTCATCGACGCGCTCGCCGAGCGCTACCGCGGGCTCGGCATCGGGAAGGTCGTCGGGATCGAGTCGCGCGGCTTCATCTTCGCGGCGCCGCTGGCGGTGGCCCTGGGCGCGGGGCTCGCCATCGTGCGCAAGCCGGGCAAGCTGCCCTGGCGCACCGTCCGCGAGGTGTACGCGCTCGAGTACGGCGAGGACGCGCTCGAGATGCACCTCGACGCGGTCGGGCCGGGGGAGCGGGTGCTGGTGGTGGACGACGTGCTCGCCACCGGCGGCACCGCCGGGGCGGTGGGCCGGCTCGTGACGCGCCAGGGCGCGGAGCTGGTGGGGTTCGCCTTCCTGCTCGAGCTGGGGTTCCTGCACGGCGCCCGGCGCCTCGGCGCCGGCAAGGTCCACGCGCTCGTCCAGTACTGA
- a CDS encoding MBL fold metallo-hydrolase encodes MPAAPPPSDHLKFLGTAGARHVVATQVRHSGGLVYALGGFRLWVDPGPGALVRALASRPKLDPARVDALYLSHRHLDHAGDATAVLEAMTGGGFKRRAALFAPGDALEDDPVVFRYAQAFPARIERLRAGGAWELAPGITLATPLAHDHGVETYGYRLTAPGVSVGHVVDTFWMDALAEAYAGVEVLLVNTTRLQGGDRRLLHLGADDAERLIAAVRPRLAVLTHFGMQLVREGPERVALAISERTGVPTLAARDGQSLPLPPPLPAPHPGEDGREGP; translated from the coding sequence GTGCCCGCCGCGCCGCCGCCCTCCGACCACCTGAAGTTCCTCGGGACCGCCGGGGCCCGGCACGTGGTCGCCACGCAGGTGCGCCACTCGGGCGGGCTCGTCTACGCGCTGGGCGGCTTCAGGCTGTGGGTCGATCCGGGCCCGGGGGCGCTCGTGCGCGCGCTCGCCTCGCGCCCGAAGCTCGACCCGGCGCGGGTCGACGCGCTCTACCTCTCGCACCGCCACCTCGATCACGCGGGCGACGCCACGGCGGTGCTGGAGGCGATGACCGGCGGCGGCTTCAAGCGGCGCGCGGCGCTCTTCGCGCCGGGCGACGCGCTCGAGGACGACCCGGTGGTGTTCCGGTATGCCCAGGCGTTCCCGGCCCGGATCGAGCGGCTTCGGGCGGGCGGCGCCTGGGAGCTCGCGCCGGGGATCACGCTCGCGACCCCGCTCGCGCACGACCACGGCGTCGAGACCTACGGCTACCGCCTCACCGCGCCCGGGGTCTCGGTCGGGCACGTGGTGGACACCTTCTGGATGGACGCGCTCGCGGAGGCGTACGCCGGCGTCGAGGTGCTGCTCGTGAACACCACCCGGCTCCAGGGCGGCGACCGCCGCCTGCTCCACCTCGGCGCGGACGACGCCGAGCGGCTCATCGCGGCGGTGCGACCCCGGCTGGCGGTGCTGACGCACTTCGGGATGCAGCTCGTCCGGGAGGGTCCGGAGCGCGTGGCGCTCGCCATCTCGGAGCGGACCGGCGTCCCGACCCTGGCGGCGCGCGACGGTCAATCGCTGCCGCTGCCGCCCCCTCTCCCCGCCCCTCACCCGGGGGAAGATGGTAGAGAGGGGCCGTGA
- a CDS encoding oxidoreductase, which yields MTLASAPLIGARVLAAWDETPALRAVRLQLPPDAARAHERPGQVVKLHTSAGEAYFALASAPDPAGMVDLLVKRGGKVADAAVAAALPGADMAITAPFGKGFPVEEGHGRHVLLFAAGSGIAPIRALVQHVLAHREEFDRVTLFYGQRRGRDFAYQREHLAWERGGVRVVLCPSQEDEAWPGVRGRVQEVARSLAFGGAPPESSVAFACGMTAMVDDVRATLARAGIPPQRVHLNF from the coding sequence GTGACCCTCGCCTCGGCCCCGCTCATCGGCGCCCGCGTCCTCGCCGCCTGGGACGAGACCCCGGCGCTCCGCGCGGTCAGGCTCCAGCTGCCGCCGGACGCCGCGCGCGCGCACGAGCGCCCGGGCCAGGTGGTGAAGCTCCACACGTCGGCCGGCGAGGCGTACTTCGCGCTCGCCAGCGCGCCGGACCCCGCCGGCATGGTCGACCTGCTCGTGAAGCGCGGGGGCAAGGTGGCCGACGCGGCCGTGGCGGCGGCGCTGCCCGGCGCCGACATGGCCATCACCGCGCCGTTCGGGAAGGGGTTCCCGGTCGAGGAGGGGCACGGCCGGCACGTGCTGCTCTTCGCCGCCGGCTCCGGCATCGCGCCCATCCGCGCACTCGTCCAGCACGTGCTCGCGCACCGCGAGGAGTTCGACCGCGTCACGCTCTTCTACGGCCAGCGGCGCGGCCGCGACTTCGCGTACCAGCGCGAGCACCTCGCCTGGGAGCGCGGGGGCGTGCGGGTGGTGCTCTGCCCGTCGCAGGAGGACGAGGCCTGGCCGGGCGTCCGCGGGCGGGTACAGGAGGTGGCGCGCTCCCTCGCCTTCGGCGGCGCGCCGCCGGAGAGCTCGGTCGCCTTCGCCTGCGGCATGACGGCGATGGTGGACGACGTGCGGGCCACCCTCGCCCGCGCCGGCATCCCACCCCAGCGCGTGCATCTGAACTTCTAG
- a CDS encoding AI-2E family transporter: MVPARTAHAVFILLALLALALLVVILLPLWTPLFVAAVLAGALGPATTRLAAALGERRKLAAGLLTAAVLVAVVAPLSALGAVLVPQIQAGVGWLRQVLASHALQNVVEHVPASLRPFAERLAEAVPSSLGRLQELAASEGARAATVLGSVVSTTGSVLFQSILTLVALYFLLLDGPALVEWLNEAIPVKRGQVSELLRDFRRVTVTVLVSTIATGGVQSVLATVGYYFAGVPNPIFFGVTTFIVSLIPFLGATVMVVALGLVQLLTGHTAAGVGLTLFGIGVVGMIDNVVKPLFIRGGVPIHGAVIFFALFGGLAAFGPIGFLVGPLAVTFVVAVVRMYRRDFGA; this comes from the coding sequence ATGGTCCCGGCCCGCACCGCGCACGCCGTCTTCATCCTCCTGGCGCTCCTCGCGCTCGCGCTGCTCGTCGTCATCCTGCTGCCCCTGTGGACGCCGCTCTTCGTGGCGGCGGTGCTGGCGGGGGCGCTCGGCCCGGCCACCACCCGGCTCGCGGCGGCCCTGGGGGAGCGGCGCAAGCTCGCCGCCGGGCTGCTCACCGCGGCGGTGCTGGTGGCGGTGGTCGCCCCGCTCTCCGCGCTGGGCGCGGTCCTCGTCCCGCAGATCCAGGCCGGCGTGGGCTGGCTGCGGCAGGTGCTGGCGAGCCACGCGCTCCAGAACGTGGTCGAGCACGTCCCGGCGTCACTGCGGCCCTTCGCGGAGCGGCTGGCCGAGGCGGTGCCGTCGAGCCTGGGGCGGCTGCAGGAGCTCGCCGCGTCCGAGGGGGCGCGGGCCGCCACGGTGCTGGGGAGCGTCGTCTCCACCACCGGCAGCGTGCTGTTCCAGAGCATCCTGACCCTGGTCGCGCTCTACTTCCTCCTGCTCGACGGGCCCGCGCTGGTGGAGTGGCTCAACGAGGCCATCCCGGTGAAGCGGGGGCAGGTCTCCGAGCTCCTGCGCGACTTCCGGCGCGTCACGGTGACCGTGCTCGTCTCCACCATCGCCACCGGCGGCGTGCAGTCGGTCCTCGCCACCGTCGGCTACTACTTCGCGGGGGTGCCGAACCCGATCTTCTTCGGGGTCACCACCTTCATCGTGTCGCTCATCCCATTCCTGGGCGCCACCGTGATGGTGGTGGCGCTGGGACTGGTCCAGCTCCTCACCGGCCACACCGCCGCGGGCGTGGGCCTCACCCTGTTCGGGATCGGGGTGGTGGGCATGATCGACAACGTCGTGAAGCCGCTCTTCATCCGCGGGGGCGTGCCGATCCATGGCGCGGTCATCTTCTTCGCGCTCTTCGGCGGGCTCGCCGCCTTCGGCCCGATCGGCTTCCTGGTCGGCCCGCTCGCCGTCACCTTCGTGGTGGCGGTGGTGCGGATGTACCGCCGCGACTTCGGCGCCTAG
- a CDS encoding Lrp/AsnC ligand binding domain-containing protein, translated as MKAAFVLVRCELGKIEQVANALMEIEGVSEVHSITGPWDLLVKLYAPDYDAFSDVIPGRVQKLPGIRETETLLAFRAFRAEG; from the coding sequence ATGAAAGCCGCCTTCGTGCTGGTCCGGTGCGAGCTGGGCAAGATCGAGCAGGTCGCGAACGCCCTCATGGAGATCGAGGGCGTCTCGGAGGTCCACTCCATCACCGGGCCCTGGGACCTGCTCGTGAAGCTCTACGCGCCCGACTACGACGCCTTCAGCGACGTCATCCCGGGCCGGGTGCAGAAGCTCCCCGGCATCCGCGAGACCGAGACCTTGCTCGCCTTCCGCGCCTTCCGGGCGGAGGGGTAG
- a CDS encoding acyl-CoA dehydrogenase family protein, producing the protein MSNPAQILDVSALPPGGGFLLAPVGQERIRTPDDFTEDQRAFFRTAEQFAEERVLANAARIEKKDYPFVRQLLREAGELGLLGLDVPEAYGGLGQDETSSMLVTEAMARLGAWSVTFGAQVGIGSLPIVYFGTEAQKRRYLPKLVSGEWVAAYALSESSSGSDALGARTKAVLTPDRKHFVLNGSKQWITNAGFADVFIVFAKIDGDKFSAFIVEKGTPGFSLGAEEHKMGIRGSSTCPLIFEDAKIPAENLLGEPGKGHRIAFNILNIGRLKLGAGCVAGCRGVLQLAVEYGRDRRAFGQPITGFGLVREKLARMAALVYAGEAMSYRTTGLIDERMARSGAAHGTPAFDQAVIAAVEEYNIEASILKVWGSEALSQAADEALQIHGGYGFVEEYAIERVYRDNRVNRIFEGTNEINRMLIPGTLLKRAAKGQFPLPQLARTVGEAAARGELPRPGPGPLARERRLAELNKHLMVYALQAAVETFGPALSEKQEVLGALADVAIEAYAVDSAVARALQSARDGRVEPVAEACVKLYAVEAHERAYAQAKRALRATVTDVAACREHLGRLRKLFDEDPADLTALREIIVTKTLEAGKYPLGWA; encoded by the coding sequence ATGTCGAACCCAGCGCAGATCCTCGATGTTTCCGCCCTCCCGCCCGGCGGCGGGTTCCTGCTCGCCCCGGTCGGCCAGGAGCGCATCCGGACCCCCGACGACTTCACCGAGGACCAGCGCGCCTTCTTCCGGACCGCGGAGCAGTTCGCGGAGGAGCGGGTGCTCGCGAACGCCGCCCGCATCGAGAAGAAGGACTATCCGTTCGTGCGGCAGCTCCTGCGCGAGGCGGGCGAGCTCGGGCTCCTCGGGCTCGACGTGCCGGAGGCGTACGGCGGGCTGGGCCAGGACGAGACCTCGTCGATGCTCGTCACCGAGGCGATGGCGAGGCTCGGCGCCTGGTCGGTGACCTTCGGGGCGCAGGTCGGCATCGGCTCCCTGCCCATCGTCTACTTCGGGACCGAGGCGCAGAAGCGCCGGTACCTGCCGAAGCTCGTCTCGGGCGAGTGGGTGGCGGCCTACGCGCTCTCCGAGTCGTCGTCCGGCTCGGACGCGCTCGGCGCGCGCACGAAGGCGGTGCTCACGCCCGACCGCAAGCACTTCGTGCTGAACGGCTCGAAGCAGTGGATCACCAACGCCGGCTTCGCCGACGTCTTCATCGTGTTCGCCAAGATCGACGGCGACAAGTTCAGCGCCTTCATCGTGGAGAAGGGGACCCCCGGGTTCTCGCTCGGCGCCGAGGAGCACAAGATGGGCATCCGGGGCAGCTCGACCTGCCCGCTCATCTTCGAGGACGCGAAGATCCCGGCCGAGAACCTGCTGGGCGAGCCGGGCAAGGGTCACCGCATCGCGTTCAACATCCTCAACATCGGCCGGCTCAAGCTGGGCGCCGGGTGCGTGGCCGGCTGCCGCGGCGTGCTGCAGCTCGCGGTCGAGTACGGCCGCGACCGGCGGGCGTTCGGCCAGCCCATCACCGGGTTCGGCCTCGTCCGCGAGAAGCTCGCCCGCATGGCGGCGCTCGTCTACGCCGGCGAGGCGATGAGCTACCGCACCACCGGCCTCATCGACGAGCGGATGGCGCGGTCCGGCGCGGCGCACGGCACGCCCGCGTTCGACCAGGCGGTCATCGCCGCCGTCGAGGAGTACAACATCGAGGCGTCCATCCTGAAGGTGTGGGGCTCGGAGGCGCTGTCGCAGGCCGCCGACGAGGCGCTCCAGATCCACGGCGGGTACGGCTTCGTGGAGGAGTACGCCATCGAGCGCGTCTACCGCGACAACCGGGTGAACCGCATCTTCGAGGGGACGAACGAGATCAACCGGATGCTCATCCCCGGCACCCTGCTGAAGCGCGCCGCCAAGGGTCAGTTCCCGCTGCCGCAGCTCGCCCGCACCGTGGGCGAGGCGGCGGCGCGGGGCGAGCTGCCGCGGCCCGGCCCCGGCCCGCTCGCGCGCGAGCGGCGCCTGGCCGAGCTCAACAAGCACCTCATGGTGTACGCCCTGCAGGCGGCGGTGGAGACCTTCGGCCCGGCGCTCTCCGAGAAGCAGGAGGTGCTGGGCGCGCTGGCCGACGTGGCCATCGAGGCGTACGCGGTGGACAGCGCCGTCGCCCGGGCCCTCCAGTCGGCGCGCGACGGCCGGGTCGAGCCGGTGGCCGAGGCGTGCGTCAAGCTCTACGCGGTCGAGGCGCACGAGCGCGCCTACGCGCAGGCGAAGCGGGCGCTCCGCGCCACCGTCACCGACGTCGCCGCCTGCCGGGAGCACCTCGGGCGCCTCCGCAAGCTGTTCGACGAGGACCCGGCCGACCTGACCGCCCTGCGCGAGATCATCGTGACGAAGACGCTCGAGGCCGGGAAGTATCCGCTCGGCTGGGCGTAA
- a CDS encoding DNA-3-methyladenine glycosylase family protein, producing the protein MDTPSPFDLDLTVRSHGFYDLAPWRYDAGRKVLARPLRLAPGRVVDVEVAPRDGAGGGLALRVRAEGRLSAAESAEARRQVRVCLGLDEDLAPFYARIRELEAGRGRAPALRRARSSLPALAWAAERGAGRLLRSPTVFEDAVKTLCTTNCSWALTRVMTANLVERLGEPGPGGARAFPSPQAMAAAPERFYRDAVRAGYRAGALRELARRVASGELDVEAWRDPARATGALAEEIAGLAGYGPYATEHLLRLLGRHDHLALDSWTRAKLMRLRGRRRVPTDRALRAWYAPYGRFAGLAMWLEVTADWHGPASSWP; encoded by the coding sequence GTGGACACCCCCTCCCCCTTCGACCTCGACCTCACCGTCCGCAGCCACGGGTTCTACGACCTCGCGCCCTGGCGCTACGACGCCGGGCGGAAGGTGCTCGCGCGCCCGCTCCGGCTCGCGCCGGGCCGGGTGGTGGACGTCGAGGTGGCGCCGCGGGACGGCGCGGGCGGCGGGCTCGCGCTCCGCGTCCGGGCGGAGGGCCGGCTCTCGGCGGCCGAGTCCGCGGAGGCGCGGCGGCAGGTGCGCGTCTGCCTCGGGCTCGACGAGGACCTCGCCCCCTTCTACGCCAGGATCCGCGAGCTCGAGGCGGGCAGGGGACGAGCCCCCGCCCTACGGCGTGCACGCTCCTCGTTGCCTGCCCTCGCCTGGGCTGCGGAGCGCGGGGCTGGGCGCCTGCTGCGCTCGCCGACGGTCTTCGAGGACGCGGTGAAGACGCTCTGCACGACCAACTGCTCCTGGGCGCTCACCCGCGTCATGACCGCGAACCTGGTGGAGCGGCTCGGGGAGCCGGGCCCCGGCGGCGCGCGCGCGTTCCCGTCGCCCCAGGCGATGGCGGCCGCGCCGGAGCGCTTCTACCGCGACGCCGTCCGGGCCGGTTACCGCGCCGGCGCCCTCCGCGAGCTGGCGCGCCGGGTGGCGAGCGGGGAGCTCGACGTGGAGGCCTGGCGCGATCCGGCGCGCGCCACCGGGGCGCTGGCGGAGGAGATCGCCGGGCTCGCGGGCTACGGCCCCTACGCCACCGAGCACCTGCTCCGGCTCCTCGGGCGCCACGACCACCTGGCGCTCGACTCCTGGACCCGTGCGAAGCTCATGCGGCTGCGCGGGCGCCGCCGGGTCCCCACCGACCGCGCCCTGCGCGCCTGGTACGCTCCGTACGGGCGCTTCGCCGGCCTCGCCATGTGGCTCGAGGTCACCGCCGACTGGCACGGGCCGGCGTCCAGCTGGCCCTGA